Genomic segment of Kibdelosporangium phytohabitans:
GAGCCGATGGCGGCCGGCGCCTTGCGCGGGTTGTGGAACCAGCCCTTCTGGCCCAGGTACCAGATCGCGGTCCAGTCTCCCCGGACTTCGGCGACCGCGAACTGCTGTCCCGTCTCGACGCGGCTGCTGTGGTCGGAGATCTGCATCGTGCCGGGTGATCCGTCCGGCCTGAGGCCGGGATCCTTCAGCAGCGGCGAGTTCGCGTCCGGCTGGCTGTGCAGGATGACCGACGTGGAACCGCGCGGCGTGCACGGCTCACCGGGCTTCACGCAGCCGACGAAGACGGGCTTGTTCTTGTCGAAGTCGGGCTTGATCGTGACGAGACCGAGGTTGCCCATGGGCCGCAGCGGCGCGCCGAGCAGGTCGAAGTAGTGCGCCCAGTCCCAGTAGGGGCCCGGGTCCCAGTGCATGCCCTTGACGGTGTCCGGGATCGTGCCGGGCACGTTGTCGTGGCCGATGATGTGGGCGCGGTCCAACGGGATCCGGTACTTCGCCGCGAGGTACCGCACGAGCTTCGCGGACGAGCGGTACATCGCCTCGGTGTACCACGTGCCGAGCGCGGCGAAGCCCTCGTGCTCCAGGCCGATCGACTTGGAGTTGATGTACCAGTTGCCTGCCTGCCAGGCCACGTCCTTGTGCTTGACGTGCTGGGCGACGTGCCCGTCGGCCGACCGCAGGGTGTACTGCCAGCTCACGTACTTCGGGTCGCGGACCATGTTGAGCACACCGTCCCACCGGCCTTCGGTGTCGTGGATGACGATGTACTCGATCTCCTGCGTTTCCGGCCGGTTTCCCTTGTCGTGGTTGCCGTACGTCAGCTTGCCCTTGTCGTTGACGTACTCCTCGTAGGGCGCCGGGATCCACTCGCAGGCGAGGCTGCGCGGGCATTCGGTGTCGTCCGAAGTGGATTTCCGGAGTCCGAGCCGGTCGAGCAGGCCGGTGTTCGGCTGGACCGGGGTCGCGGCGAGCCGGACGTGCTGGCCGTCGTCGGTGACCCGGTCGGCTCCCGTGTTGATGGTCGCGAACACCTCGTCGGCGAACGTCGCCGCCGCGCCGGTGTCACCCGCGCCGCCGTAGCGCGCGACCGCGCCGTACCAGTCGGCCGGGTTGTCACTGGTGACCCCGATTCCCTTCTGGTATTTGGCAAGCAGGGCGGCGCCGCCGCGGATGTTCTGCTTGGCGTTGCTCCGCAGGTCCGCGGTGGGCGCGCCGGTCAGCGCCGACGCCTGGTCGACGGTGAGCAGTTGCGGAACCGGTTCGACCGGCGGTCCCGGCTGGGGTGCGAGCGGTGGCCGCGAGTCGTCACCGCGCGGATCTTCCGTGCCGTCGTCGTGGTGTGTGCCGCCGGGGTTCGCGGTACGCACGTCGGTGAGGTGCATCGGACCGTAACCGGCGCTGGTGCTCGGCGTCCCGGCGTTGGTGTCCCACTTGGACTCCAAATAGGACACACCGAGCAGTACGCTTTCCGGTACGCCGAACTCGGCCGCGGCAGCGCTGAAGTCGCGCTGGCGCACCTGGTCGGCGGGGTCGGCACTGGCCGTGGTCACGCCGAGCACGAGACCGGTGACCGTGGCCAGGATGAGAGCAGGGCGCATGGCGTTCTCCCGTGTGGACGAGGTGACGCCTACTCTGGGCCCAAGCGCCCTGCTCGTCAATAACTTGCGTCCAATCAGAGTAGTTCGTGGCTGAGTTACACCTCCGCGTCAGACGCGGTGCAAGCTCGGATCACGGTCGGCGACCGCGAAACTGGCGGCGGTCGACGCCTCGGCGCCCGCCTGGCGGACGTGCGGCAGAATCCGGTAGTCCGCCCGCAGCTCGTCGGCGGTGAACTTCGTCCTGATGTACCCGCGCCGGTTCTTGTGGAACTTGACGTGCGGGTTCTCGGCGAGCACACCGGCGTTCGGGTCGTCGTTGCCGTCGCCGCCGCTGGTGATCGACGTCGTGACGAACTCCGTGCCCAGGCCGCGCGAGGTCGGGTCGGTGTAGTCGGACTTGATCTCAGCGGCCCAGTGCCGGTGGACGTCACCGGTCAGCACGACACCGTTTCGCGTCCGGCCGAGCCCTTCGGCGATCCGGTCCCGGTTGGCCTTGTAGCCGTCCCACGCGTCCATGTTGTAGCCCTGCGGCGCGCCGGGCGTGAGGTCGATCTGCGAGAAGAACACCTGCTGGCCGAGAACGTCCCAGCGGGCCCGGGATCGCCGCAGACCGTCGAGCAGCCACCTTTCCTGCTCCTCACCGGTGATGGACCGGGTCGGCTCCAGCCGCGCGTCGCAGTTCGCTCTGACGCCGTCGCCGCACGCCTGGTCGTCGCGGTACTGGCGGGTGTCGAGCATGTGGAAGTTGATCAGGTTGCCCCACTGGAGGCGGCGGTAGAGCTGCATGTCGATGCCGCGCGGCCGGGCAGTGCGGCGCAACGGCATGTTCTCGTAGTACGCCTGGAAGGCGTTCTTGCGGCGGGTGAGGAAGTCGGGGTCCGGCTGCTCGGGAACCTCGTCGGCCCAGTTGTTCTCGGTTTCATGATCATCCCAGACGACCAGCCACGGCGCGGTGGCGTGCGCGAACTGGAGATCCGGGTCGGTCTTGTACTGCGCGTGCCGCAGCCGGTAGTTCTCCAGCGTCCGTGTCTCCGGGCCGAGGACCTTGCGCACGTCGTTGGCACCGGCGGCGTACTCGTACTGGTAGTCGCCGAGGTGCAGGATCAGGCCGGGCTCGTCCTCGGCGAGCCGCTTGTACGCCGTGAAATGCCCGGCGCCGAAGTGGCTGCAGGACGCGAAGCACATCGTGAGATCGGTGCGCAGGGTGCCGGGCGCCGGAGCGGTCCTGGTCCGCCCGGCCTCGGAGACGTGAC
This window contains:
- a CDS encoding N-acetylmuramoyl-L-alanine amidase; protein product: MRPALILATVTGLVLGVTTASADPADQVRQRDFSAAAAEFGVPESVLLGVSYLESKWDTNAGTPSTSAGYGPMHLTDVRTANPGGTHHDDGTEDPRGDDSRPPLAPQPGPPVEPVPQLLTVDQASALTGAPTADLRSNAKQNIRGGAALLAKYQKGIGVTSDNPADWYGAVARYGGAGDTGAAATFADEVFATINTGADRVTDDGQHVRLAATPVQPNTGLLDRLGLRKSTSDDTECPRSLACEWIPAPYEEYVNDKGKLTYGNHDKGNRPETQEIEYIVIHDTEGRWDGVLNMVRDPKYVSWQYTLRSADGHVAQHVKHKDVAWQAGNWYINSKSIGLEHEGFAALGTWYTEAMYRSSAKLVRYLAAKYRIPLDRAHIIGHDNVPGTIPDTVKGMHWDPGPYWDWAHYFDLLGAPLRPMGNLGLVTIKPDFDKNKPVFVGCVKPGEPCTPRGSTSVILHSQPDANSPLLKDPGLRPDGSPGTMQISDHSSRVETGQQFAVAEVRGDWTAIWYLGQKGWFHNPRKAPAAIGSGGLVVTPKKGKATVPVYGRAYPEAAAYPSNIPVQDVIPLQYTFSAGERYSVGQALTSEYYWANTFDSSNHAVVRGKTKYVQVQFGHRIMFVKAEDVDVKPSFSR
- a CDS encoding alkaline phosphatase D family protein; this encodes MSVPTTPSRRSVLLGGAAALGLTALGTTQAGASSVDRLTDPFTLGVASGDPDHHSVVLWTRLAQNPLADNGLGGMPDRPYLVEWEIATDERFRRTVRRGVELARPQSAHSVHAEVEGLRPGSEYFYRFRAQGHVSEAGRTRTAPAPGTLRTDLTMCFASCSHFGAGHFTAYKRLAEDEPGLILHLGDYQYEYAAGANDVRKVLGPETRTLENYRLRHAQYKTDPDLQFAHATAPWLVVWDDHETENNWADEVPEQPDPDFLTRRKNAFQAYYENMPLRRTARPRGIDMQLYRRLQWGNLINFHMLDTRQYRDDQACGDGVRANCDARLEPTRSITGEEQERWLLDGLRRSRARWDVLGQQVFFSQIDLTPGAPQGYNMDAWDGYKANRDRIAEGLGRTRNGVVLTGDVHRHWAAEIKSDYTDPTSRGLGTEFVTTSITSGGDGNDDPNAGVLAENPHVKFHKNRRGYIRTKFTADELRADYRILPHVRQAGAEASTAASFAVADRDPSLHRV